A window of Rhizobium acidisoli contains these coding sequences:
- a CDS encoding DUF2809 domain-containing protein, translating into MHEIIHTRSRVQFRRLAALLLVILLGLALRRFGYAIELPFIVVKYGGSALWGAMVYLLVALLVARSRPAALAVIALTIAISVELFRLYHTPWLDAFRLTTAGALLLGRVFSLWNMLAYAIGIAVACACDPVRRAAVGPRR; encoded by the coding sequence TTGCACGAAATCATTCACACCCGCTCCCGCGTGCAATTCCGTCGCCTCGCCGCTCTGCTCCTCGTCATTCTCCTCGGACTGGCGCTCAGGCGCTTCGGCTACGCGATCGAGCTGCCCTTCATCGTCGTCAAATATGGAGGGTCGGCGCTCTGGGGTGCGATGGTCTATCTGCTCGTGGCGCTCCTTGTCGCAAGGTCACGGCCGGCCGCACTTGCTGTCATTGCGCTGACGATAGCGATTTCAGTGGAATTGTTCCGGCTCTATCACACGCCCTGGCTCGACGCGTTTCGGCTGACCACCGCAGGCGCACTGCTGCTCGGCCGCGTCTTTTCGCTCTGGAACATGCTGGCCTATGCGATCGGGATCGCCGTGGCCTGCGCCTGCGATCCCGTCCGTCGGGCGGCGGTTGGTCCTCGCCGATAG
- the msrQ gene encoding protein-methionine-sulfoxide reductase heme-binding subunit MsrQ gives MAELSLAIPKRWQPASVWLLYVVGLVPAAWTFYLGATDQLGADPVKTFELFLGIWTIRFLIATLAVSPARELLGWNYLRYRRALGLLTFYYALMHFTVYMVLDQAMDVHAVINDVLKRPFIMFGMAGLAMLIPLAVTSNNFSIRRLGKSWIWLHRLVMIIAACGALHFALSTKILDLEQYIYVGLIIALILYRSWRPIARSRKKGQGRTRNRAMASAS, from the coding sequence ATGGCGGAATTGTCGCTCGCCATCCCGAAGCGCTGGCAGCCCGCTTCCGTCTGGCTGCTTTATGTCGTGGGGCTGGTGCCTGCGGCCTGGACCTTTTATCTCGGCGCGACCGATCAGCTCGGCGCTGATCCGGTCAAGACCTTCGAGCTGTTTCTCGGTATCTGGACGATCCGCTTCCTGATCGCAACCCTTGCCGTCTCCCCTGCCCGCGAACTCCTCGGCTGGAACTATCTGCGCTACCGCCGCGCGCTGGGCTTGCTGACCTTCTACTACGCGCTGATGCACTTTACCGTTTACATGGTGCTCGACCAGGCGATGGATGTCCACGCCGTCATCAACGACGTGCTGAAGCGGCCCTTCATCATGTTCGGCATGGCCGGGCTTGCGATGCTCATACCGCTGGCGGTGACATCCAACAATTTCTCGATACGCCGCCTCGGCAAGAGCTGGATCTGGCTGCACCGCCTCGTCATGATAATCGCCGCCTGCGGAGCGCTGCATTTCGCGCTCTCGACCAAGATCCTCGATCTCGAGCAATATATCTATGTCGGGCTGATCATCGCTCTCATCCTCTATCGCTCCTGGCGGCCGATCGCCCGCAGCCGGAAAAAAGGCCAGGGGCGGACGCGCAATCGCGCCATGGCGTCGGCTTCGTGA
- the msrP gene encoding protein-methionine-sulfoxide reductase catalytic subunit MsrP yields the protein MPSYRPPKIASSEITPHQLYLRRREFLGAAALGAMALYGAGTASAAALSAVESKYKVDEKPTPIKDVTTYNNFYEFGLDKGDPAANSGDFKPLPWTIKVDGMVNKPGTFDLEALIKEFPIEERTYRMRCVEAWSMVIPWDGFPLASLLDKVEPLGSAKYVAFETVVRPEEMPGQKGFFQSLDWPYVEGLRLDEARHPLTLLAVGLYGETLPNQNGAPVRLVVPWKYGFKGIKSIVRMTLTDQQPKNTWQVTNAQEYGFYANVNPAVDHPRWSQASERRIGESGFFGASRHPTLPFNGYADEVASLYAGMDLKANF from the coding sequence ATGCCCAGCTATCGCCCACCGAAGATCGCGTCGTCGGAAATCACGCCGCACCAGCTCTATCTGCGCCGCCGTGAATTCCTCGGGGCTGCAGCACTCGGCGCCATGGCGCTCTACGGCGCCGGCACAGCGAGTGCGGCCGCCCTTTCCGCCGTCGAGAGCAAATACAAAGTCGACGAGAAGCCGACGCCGATCAAGGACGTCACGACCTACAACAATTTCTATGAGTTCGGCCTCGACAAGGGCGATCCCGCGGCGAATTCCGGCGATTTCAAACCGCTGCCCTGGACGATCAAGGTCGACGGCATGGTCAACAAACCTGGCACTTTCGACCTCGAGGCATTGATCAAGGAATTCCCGATCGAGGAGCGCACCTACCGCATGCGCTGCGTCGAGGCCTGGTCGATGGTCATTCCCTGGGATGGCTTTCCGCTGGCATCGCTCCTCGACAAGGTGGAGCCACTCGGCAGCGCCAAATATGTCGCCTTCGAAACCGTGGTGCGGCCGGAGGAAATGCCGGGGCAGAAGGGCTTCTTCCAGTCGCTCGACTGGCCCTATGTCGAAGGTCTGCGGCTCGACGAGGCGCGCCATCCGCTGACGCTGCTTGCCGTCGGGCTATATGGCGAAACCCTGCCGAACCAGAACGGTGCGCCGGTCCGTCTTGTGGTGCCTTGGAAATACGGCTTCAAGGGCATCAAGTCGATCGTCAGGATGACGCTCACCGACCAGCAGCCGAAGAACACCTGGCAGGTGACCAATGCGCAGGAATACGGCTTCTACGCCAACGTCAACCCTGCGGTCGACCATCCGCGCTGGAGCCAGGCGAGCGAGCGGCGCATCGGCGAAAGCGGCTTCTTCGGCGCGAGCCGCCATCCCACCCTGCCCTTCAACGGCTATGCCGACGAGGTGGCGAGCCTTTATGCAGGCATGGATCTGAAGGCGAATTTCTGA
- the ilvD gene encoding dihydroxy-acid dehydratase produces the protein MPAYRSRTTTHGRNMAGARGLWRATGMKDSDFGKPIIAVVNSFTQFVPGHVHLKDLGQLVAREIEAAGGVAKEFNTIAVDDGIAMGHDGMLYSLPSRELIADSVEYMVNAHCADAMVCISNCDKITPGMLMASLRLNIPTVFVSGGPMEAGKVVLHGKTHALDLVDAMVAAADEKISDEDVQTIERSACPTCGSCSGMFTANSMNCLTEALGLSLPGNGSTLATHADRKRLFVEAGHLIVDLARRYYEQDDVKALPRTIASKQAFENAMALDIAMGGSTNTVLHILAAAHEGEIDFTMADIDALSRRVPCLSKVAPAKSDVHMEDVHRAGGIMSILGELDKGGLLNRNCPTVHAETLGDAIDRWDITRTTSETVRNFYRAAPGGIPTQVAFSQAARWDELDTDRQNGVIRSVEHPFSRDGGLAVLKGNLAVDGCIVKTAGVDESILKFSGPARVFESQDASVKAILANEVKAGDVVVIRYEGPKGGPGMQEMLYPTSYLKSKGLGKACALITDGRFSGGTSGLSIGHASPEAANGGTIGLVREGDMIDIDIPNRTISLRVDEAELAARRADQDAKGWHPAEVRKRNVTTALKAYAAFATSADRGAVRDLNAR, from the coding sequence ATGCCAGCCTACCGTTCCAGAACCACGACCCACGGCCGCAACATGGCAGGCGCGCGCGGCCTTTGGCGCGCCACGGGCATGAAGGATTCGGATTTCGGCAAGCCGATTATCGCGGTGGTGAATTCTTTCACCCAGTTCGTACCCGGCCACGTGCACCTGAAGGACCTCGGCCAGCTCGTTGCCCGCGAAATCGAGGCGGCCGGCGGTGTTGCCAAGGAGTTCAACACGATCGCCGTCGACGACGGCATCGCCATGGGCCATGACGGCATGCTCTATTCGCTGCCCTCGCGCGAACTCATCGCCGACAGCGTCGAATATATGGTCAATGCCCATTGCGCCGACGCCATGGTCTGCATCTCCAACTGCGACAAGATCACCCCCGGCATGCTGATGGCGTCGCTGCGCCTCAACATACCCACAGTCTTCGTCTCGGGCGGCCCGATGGAAGCGGGCAAGGTTGTGCTGCACGGCAAGACGCATGCGCTCGATCTCGTCGATGCCATGGTCGCCGCAGCCGATGAAAAGATCAGCGACGAGGACGTTCAGACCATCGAGCGCTCGGCCTGTCCGACCTGCGGCTCCTGCTCCGGCATGTTCACCGCCAATTCGATGAACTGCCTGACCGAGGCGCTCGGCCTGTCGCTGCCCGGCAACGGCTCGACGCTTGCAACCCATGCCGACCGCAAGCGCCTCTTCGTCGAGGCCGGCCATCTGATCGTCGATCTCGCCCGCCGTTACTACGAGCAGGATGATGTCAAGGCGCTACCGCGCACCATCGCCTCCAAACAGGCCTTCGAGAATGCCATGGCGCTCGACATCGCTATGGGCGGCTCGACCAATACGGTCCTGCACATCCTTGCCGCCGCCCATGAAGGCGAAATCGATTTCACCATGGCCGATATCGACGCGCTCTCGCGCCGGGTGCCCTGCCTGTCGAAGGTCGCACCCGCCAAGAGCGATGTTCATATGGAAGACGTGCACCGCGCCGGCGGCATCATGTCGATCCTCGGAGAGCTCGACAAGGGTGGTCTCTTGAACCGCAATTGCCCGACAGTGCATGCCGAGACGCTGGGCGATGCGATCGACCGCTGGGATATCACCCGCACCACCAGCGAAACCGTCCGCAACTTCTATCGTGCCGCACCCGGCGGCATCCCGACCCAGGTCGCCTTCAGCCAGGCGGCCCGTTGGGACGAACTCGACACCGACCGCCAGAACGGCGTTATCCGCTCGGTCGAACATCCTTTCTCTAGGGATGGTGGCCTTGCCGTGCTCAAGGGCAATCTCGCGGTCGACGGATGCATCGTCAAGACGGCCGGCGTCGATGAATCGATCCTGAAATTTTCCGGCCCGGCCCGCGTCTTCGAAAGCCAGGATGCCTCCGTCAAGGCAATCCTCGCCAATGAGGTGAAGGCCGGCGACGTCGTCGTCATTCGCTACGAAGGCCCGAAGGGCGGCCCAGGCATGCAGGAAATGCTCTATCCGACGAGCTATCTGAAATCGAAGGGCCTCGGCAAGGCCTGCGCGCTGATCACCGACGGCCGCTTCTCCGGCGGCACCTCCGGCCTCTCGATCGGCCACGCCTCGCCGGAAGCGGCCAATGGCGGTACGATCGGCCTGGTGCGCGAAGGCGACATGATCGACATCGACATCCCGAACCGCACGATCAGCCTGCGCGTCGACGAGGCCGAACTCGCCGCCCGCCGCGCCGATCAGGACGCCAAGGGCTGGCATCCCGCAGAAGTGCGCAAGCGCAACGTCACGACGGCACTGAAGGCTTACGCCGCCTTCGCGACGAGCGCCGATCGCGGCGCCGTGCGGGATCTGAACGCTCGCTGA
- a CDS encoding lysozyme inhibitor LprI family protein: MMTARAMMMSFGFAISIFASDMAQAASFDCDAKELKPDEKTICDNRALNDADVKMVTTFELLSGLLAMGARGTLQDEQTAWLKKRQECAADAVCIKAAYDERLKQLGESYKNINRPL, encoded by the coding sequence ATGATGACGGCAAGAGCGATGATGATGAGTTTTGGTTTTGCGATTTCGATCTTCGCATCGGATATGGCACAGGCGGCGAGTTTCGACTGCGACGCGAAGGAATTGAAGCCGGACGAAAAGACGATCTGCGACAATCGCGCGCTCAACGATGCCGACGTGAAGATGGTGACGACCTTCGAACTGCTCTCCGGTCTGCTGGCGATGGGCGCGCGCGGGACATTGCAGGACGAGCAGACTGCCTGGCTGAAGAAGCGGCAGGAATGCGCGGCGGATGCCGTCTGTATCAAGGCTGCCTATGATGAGCGGCTGAAGCAGCTCGGCGAGAGCTATAAAAACATCAACCGGCCGCTTTGA
- a CDS encoding YkvA family protein, with product MQLISKAKIWAKSLKRDIVALWLAARDPRVPWPAKAVAGAVAAYALSPVDLIPDFIPVLGYLDDLLIVPLGILLATRLIPAEVMSELRAEAARCIERPSGRAGLIFILAVWLACIIFLALALRKLV from the coding sequence ATGCAACTGATATCAAAAGCTAAAATCTGGGCGAAGTCACTGAAGCGTGACATCGTCGCCCTATGGCTTGCCGCGCGGGATCCGCGCGTGCCTTGGCCTGCGAAAGCGGTGGCCGGCGCCGTTGCGGCCTATGCGCTGTCGCCCGTCGATCTCATCCCCGATTTCATTCCCGTACTCGGCTATCTCGACGATCTCCTCATCGTGCCGCTCGGCATTCTGCTGGCGACGCGGCTTATCCCGGCCGAGGTGATGAGCGAGCTTCGCGCCGAGGCGGCAAGATGCATCGAGCGCCCTTCCGGCCGGGCCGGATTGATCTTCATCCTTGCCGTCTGGCTTGCCTGCATCATCTTCCTGGCTCTGGCATTGCGCAAACTGGTTTGA
- a CDS encoding DegQ family serine endoprotease, with protein MQGLFKHASVSLLALTLLLPAAAYAQTAKTVPESQMQMQLSFAPLVKQTSGAVVNVYAEKTVQRQSPFAGDPFFEQFFGQQMPNRSEKQSSLGSGVIVEANGTVVTNNHVVEGADDIKVALPDGREFPCKVVLRDDRVDLAVLKIDTKESFPTLPIGNSDAVEVGDLVLAIGNPFGVGQTVTSGIVSALARNQVVRNEFGFFIQTDASINPGNSGGALMNMKGELIGINTAIFSRGGGSNGIGFAIPANLVKVFLASADAGVKSFERPYVGASFDAVTSEVAEALGLNKARGALVVKVSEGGPAAKAGLKAGEIVTAVDGISVEHPDALLYRLTTAGLGKSVKLTVVENGREEQLPLTLDRAPETSPRDQRTIGGRTPFSGAVVENLSPRVADELRMPPESAGVVVSEVKEDSPAARLGFEPKDIIVSINGTDVKSTSELSQIADSDPGLWRVEIERDGQRIRQFFR; from the coding sequence ATGCAAGGCCTGTTCAAACACGCCTCCGTTTCGCTGCTCGCTCTGACGCTGCTTCTGCCGGCTGCCGCTTACGCGCAGACGGCAAAGACGGTGCCCGAGAGCCAGATGCAGATGCAGCTCTCCTTCGCGCCGCTCGTCAAGCAGACATCCGGCGCCGTCGTCAATGTCTATGCGGAAAAGACAGTCCAGCGGCAGTCGCCCTTTGCCGGCGATCCCTTCTTCGAGCAGTTTTTCGGCCAGCAGATGCCGAATCGCTCGGAAAAGCAGTCCTCGCTCGGTTCCGGCGTCATCGTCGAGGCGAACGGCACTGTCGTGACCAACAATCATGTCGTCGAAGGCGCCGACGATATCAAGGTTGCGCTGCCGGATGGACGCGAGTTCCCCTGCAAGGTGGTGCTGCGCGACGACCGTGTCGATCTTGCCGTGCTGAAGATCGACACCAAGGAAAGTTTCCCGACATTGCCGATCGGCAATTCCGATGCCGTCGAGGTCGGTGATCTCGTGCTGGCGATCGGCAACCCCTTCGGCGTCGGCCAGACGGTGACGAGCGGCATCGTCTCCGCGCTTGCCCGCAACCAGGTGGTCAGGAACGAGTTCGGCTTCTTCATCCAGACCGACGCCTCGATCAATCCCGGCAATTCCGGCGGCGCCCTGATGAACATGAAGGGCGAACTGATCGGCATCAATACGGCGATCTTCTCGCGCGGCGGCGGCTCGAACGGTATCGGCTTTGCCATCCCCGCCAATCTGGTCAAGGTCTTCCTCGCCTCGGCCGATGCCGGCGTCAAATCCTTCGAGCGGCCCTATGTCGGCGCGAGTTTCGATGCGGTGACCTCGGAAGTCGCCGAAGCGCTTGGACTGAACAAGGCGCGCGGCGCGCTGGTCGTCAAGGTTTCGGAAGGCGGCCCGGCCGCCAAGGCCGGGCTGAAGGCCGGTGAAATCGTCACCGCTGTCGACGGTATTTCGGTCGAGCATCCGGATGCGCTGCTTTACCGGCTGACGACGGCCGGTCTCGGAAAGTCCGTCAAGCTCACGGTCGTCGAGAACGGCCGCGAGGAGCAGCTGCCGCTGACGCTCGATCGCGCCCCGGAAACCTCGCCGCGCGACCAGCGCACCATCGGCGGGCGTACCCCCTTCAGCGGTGCTGTCGTCGAGAACCTTTCGCCGCGGGTCGCCGACGAGCTGCGCATGCCGCCGGAATCGGCAGGCGTCGTCGTATCCGAGGTGAAGGAGGATTCGCCTGCCGCCCGTCTCGGTTTCGAGCCGAAGGATATCATCGTCTCGATCAACGGCACCGACGTGAAGTCGACCAGCGAGCTGTCCCAAATCGCCGATAGCGACCCCGGCCTCTGGCGGGTGGAGATCGAGCGCGACGGCCAGCGCATCCGGCAGTTCTTCCGATGA
- a CDS encoding replication-associated recombination protein A — translation MSNDLFAPRVPEEVAARRPLADRLRPKTLADVTGQEHLTGEDGVLKRMIESGSLGSMIFWGPPGTGKTTVARLLSGEAGLAFEQISAIFSGVADLKKVFETARLRRMDGRQTLLFVDEIHRFNRAQQDSFLPVMEDGTVILVGATTENPSFELNAALLSRARVLTFKSHDEESLEELLKRAEAIEQKPLPLTEEARLSLIRMADGDGRAVLTLAEEVWRAAREGESFDTEGLTRIVQRRAPVYDKAQDGHYNLISALHKSVRGSDPDAALYYLARMFDAGEDPLYLGRRLVRMAVEDIGLADPQALVICNVAKDAYEYLGSPEGELALAQACVYLATAPKSNAVYTAFKAASQAAKQNGSLLPPKHILNAPTKLMKGEGYGEGYRYDHDEPDAFSGQDYFPEKMGRQTFYDPPERGFERDIRKRLEWWEKLRRERNPR, via the coding sequence ATGAGCAATGACCTCTTCGCGCCGCGCGTTCCGGAGGAGGTTGCCGCCAGGCGGCCGCTTGCCGACCGGCTGCGGCCGAAGACGCTTGCCGATGTTACCGGTCAGGAACATCTGACCGGTGAAGACGGCGTGCTGAAAAGGATGATCGAAAGCGGTTCGCTCGGCTCGATGATCTTCTGGGGCCCGCCCGGCACCGGCAAGACGACGGTGGCGCGGTTGCTGTCGGGTGAGGCGGGGCTGGCTTTCGAGCAGATTTCAGCGATCTTTTCCGGTGTCGCCGATCTGAAGAAGGTGTTCGAAACGGCCCGCCTGCGCCGCATGGACGGCCGTCAGACACTGCTCTTCGTCGACGAGATCCACCGTTTCAACCGCGCCCAGCAAGACAGTTTCCTGCCTGTTATGGAGGACGGCACCGTCATTCTCGTCGGCGCCACCACCGAAAACCCGTCCTTCGAGCTCAATGCCGCTCTGCTGTCGCGCGCCCGGGTGCTGACCTTCAAGTCGCATGACGAGGAGAGCCTGGAGGAATTGCTGAAGCGCGCCGAGGCGATCGAGCAGAAGCCGCTGCCGTTGACCGAGGAAGCGCGTCTCAGCCTGATCCGCATGGCCGACGGCGATGGCCGTGCGGTGCTGACGCTTGCCGAAGAGGTGTGGCGGGCCGCGCGCGAGGGCGAGAGCTTCGACACCGAAGGCCTGACGCGGATCGTCCAGCGCCGCGCTCCCGTCTATGACAAGGCGCAGGACGGTCATTACAATCTGATCTCGGCGCTGCACAAATCCGTGCGCGGCTCGGATCCCGATGCCGCGCTCTATTATCTCGCCCGCATGTTCGATGCCGGCGAGGATCCGCTTTATCTCGGCCGGCGGCTGGTGCGCATGGCGGTGGAGGATATCGGCCTTGCCGATCCGCAGGCGCTGGTGATCTGCAACGTCGCCAAGGATGCTTATGAGTATCTCGGCTCTCCGGAAGGCGAACTGGCGTTGGCGCAGGCCTGCGTCTATCTCGCCACCGCGCCGAAATCGAATGCCGTCTACACCGCCTTCAAGGCCGCTAGTCAGGCCGCCAAGCAGAACGGCTCGCTGCTGCCGCCGAAGCATATCCTCAATGCGCCGACCAAGCTGATGAAGGGCGAAGGCTACGGCGAGGGCTACCGCTACGATCACGATGAACCGGACGCCTTTTCCGGCCAGGATTATTTCCCGGAGAAGATGGGCCGCCAGACCTTCTACGATCCGCCGGAGCGCGGCTTCGAGCGTGATATCCGCAAGCGGCTGGAATGGTGGGAAAAACTTCGTCGGGAGCGCAATCCGCGCTGA
- a CDS encoding DUF1883 domain-containing protein: protein MPKPNFRFTHYDLKEQRAGTIVEVSLNAVNNVRLMTAPNFQRFTEVLDFKYIGGVARKSPIKIAVPESGHWHIVVDMEGHHGLAESSVKVIAAPPNQKAPRAS from the coding sequence ATGCCGAAACCGAATTTCCGCTTTACCCATTACGATCTCAAGGAACAACGCGCCGGAACGATCGTCGAGGTGTCGTTGAATGCGGTAAACAACGTTCGGCTGATGACGGCGCCGAATTTCCAGCGGTTCACCGAGGTTCTCGATTTCAAATATATCGGCGGCGTCGCGCGCAAATCGCCGATCAAGATCGCCGTTCCGGAAAGCGGCCACTGGCATATCGTCGTCGATATGGAAGGCCATCACGGGCTGGCGGAATCGTCCGTCAAGGTGATCGCCGCGCCGCCAAATCAGAAGGCGCCGCGCGCGTCTTGA
- the dapA gene encoding 4-hydroxy-tetrahydrodipicolinate synthase: METARMPRLAGAITALVAPFRHGRLDRPALQALAEWQVLSGVNGLAVCSVTGEGPTLTPRERAEVIDLAIRSAAGRVPIIAATGTNCTERTIALTREAEALGAAAALITVPYYSKPGQKGIIHHFEQVVAASGLPVIVDNAPAQTASDLSTETLGQLAANPGILGITDATGDIARFAGLSPFLRQRFRFFSRHDPSALAFTIAGGDGVISPGANVLPRLFTSMYRAARAGNLSAALSLQDRLLPLIAEFGPEGDPAGIKHALQLLRGLEVVLRLPLVTAEPERRFAIGKALAPFLDERGGTMALSI; encoded by the coding sequence ATGGAGACGGCCAGAATGCCACGCCTTGCTGGCGCGATCACCGCCCTCGTCGCGCCGTTTCGCCATGGCAGGCTCGACAGGCCGGCGCTTCAGGCGCTTGCGGAATGGCAGGTCCTCAGCGGCGTCAACGGGCTTGCGGTTTGCTCTGTTACAGGAGAAGGCCCCACGCTTACGCCGCGGGAGCGCGCCGAGGTGATTGATCTCGCCATCCGCTCTGCTGCCGGCCGCGTGCCCATCATCGCCGCCACCGGCACCAACTGTACCGAAAGGACGATCGCGCTGACGCGAGAGGCCGAAGCGCTCGGTGCCGCTGCCGCACTCATCACCGTGCCTTATTATTCCAAACCCGGGCAGAAGGGCATCATTCACCACTTCGAGCAGGTGGTGGCCGCAAGCGGACTGCCTGTTATCGTCGACAATGCGCCGGCGCAGACGGCGAGCGACCTTTCAACGGAAACGCTCGGCCAATTGGCTGCCAACCCTGGGATTCTTGGGATTACCGACGCCACGGGCGACATCGCCCGATTCGCCGGCCTCTCGCCGTTCCTGCGGCAGCGCTTCCGCTTCTTTTCCAGACATGATCCTTCTGCGCTCGCCTTTACCATCGCCGGCGGCGACGGCGTGATCTCGCCGGGAGCCAACGTGCTGCCGCGGCTCTTCACCTCGATGTACCGGGCGGCGCGGGCCGGAAACCTTTCGGCAGCGCTTTCGCTGCAAGATCGGCTACTGCCGCTCATTGCCGAGTTCGGGCCGGAGGGCGATCCGGCCGGCATTAAGCATGCGCTGCAACTGCTCCGCGGGCTTGAAGTCGTACTTCGCCTTCCGCTTGTCACCGCCGAGCCTGAGAGACGTTTTGCAATCGGCAAGGCGCTTGCACCTTTCCTTGACGAACGCGGCGGGACAATGGCGCTATCCATATGA
- a CDS encoding alpha/beta fold hydrolase — protein MSKMRLISMVATAAAFLAVPDMAGAGGASASEDKAVAPIVRKGSVPVNGIDYYYEIRGEGEPLLLLHGGLGQIEMFAPVMPVFADHRQVIAVDLQGHGRTPLGKRPIDLAAIGADLAILVKQLGYDKLDVFGYSFGGGVALNMAANAPDQVRRLVILSAPYAQNGFFPEMLPQQAAVGAGMAEMMKDTPMFLSYKAVAPDVSEFPKLLDAMGALMREPKDYSDAVARLTMPVMLIYGDADMIRPEHMIDFYHKLGGGLRDAGWMRENMSKNRLAILPDLTHYETFASPLMANVAMTFLDGGGKAPNWAEQVGK, from the coding sequence ATGTCGAAGATGAGGCTGATTTCGATGGTCGCAACCGCTGCCGCATTCCTGGCCGTGCCCGATATGGCAGGCGCCGGCGGTGCGTCGGCGAGCGAGGATAAGGCGGTCGCGCCGATCGTCAGGAAGGGAAGCGTACCGGTCAACGGTATCGACTATTATTACGAAATCCGCGGGGAGGGCGAACCGCTGCTGCTGTTGCACGGCGGCCTCGGGCAGATCGAGATGTTCGCGCCGGTCATGCCTGTTTTCGCCGACCACCGGCAGGTAATCGCGGTCGATCTGCAGGGCCATGGCCGTACGCCGCTCGGCAAGCGGCCGATCGACCTTGCGGCAATCGGCGCCGATCTCGCGATCCTGGTGAAACAACTGGGCTACGACAAGCTCGACGTCTTCGGTTATTCCTTCGGCGGCGGAGTGGCGCTGAACATGGCGGCGAACGCGCCCGACCAGGTGCGCCGCCTGGTGATCCTCTCGGCGCCCTATGCGCAGAACGGCTTCTTCCCGGAGATGCTGCCGCAGCAGGCGGCCGTCGGCGCCGGCATGGCCGAGATGATGAAGGACACGCCGATGTTCCTCTCCTACAAGGCGGTGGCGCCCGACGTGTCCGAGTTTCCGAAGCTGCTCGATGCCATGGGTGCGCTGATGCGCGAACCCAAGGATTATAGCGATGCCGTCGCCAGGCTCACCATGCCGGTGATGCTGATCTATGGCGACGCCGATATGATCCGCCCCGAGCATATGATCGACTTCTACCACAAGCTCGGCGGCGGTCTGCGCGATGCGGGCTGGATGCGGGAGAACATGTCGAAGAACCGGCTGGCGATCCTGCCCGATCTCACCCACTACGAGACCTTCGCTTCGCCGCTCATGGCGAATGTGGCGATGACTTTCCTCGATGGCGGCGGCAAGGCGCCGAACTGGGCCGAGCAGGTCGGCAAATAA
- a CDS encoding oxidoreductase yields MKVWFITGASRGFGALMTKEALTAGDAVIATARNPKTVTEQFGDHPNLLAVALDVTNEAQAKEAAAAGVARFGRIDVLANNAGYGLLGAVEEATADEIEKLYATNVFGLLKVTRAVLPYLRRQRSGHVLNFSSIGGYLGYPGWGVYGSTKFAVEGLSESMAAELEPFGIKVTIVEPGFFRTDFLADTSLAVSPASIADYEGTPAGNMRNFAADANHAQPGNPAKLAAGIMTMVNSANPPLRMPFGSDTVAMIEAQHASVEKELAGWRELALSTDFPSDAAASA; encoded by the coding sequence ATGAAAGTCTGGTTCATCACTGGTGCATCCCGCGGCTTCGGCGCGCTGATGACCAAGGAAGCCCTTACCGCTGGCGATGCCGTCATCGCCACCGCCCGCAACCCGAAGACCGTCACCGAGCAGTTCGGCGACCATCCGAACCTCCTCGCCGTAGCGCTTGACGTCACCAACGAGGCCCAGGCGAAAGAGGCGGCGGCAGCCGGCGTCGCTCGCTTCGGCCGCATTGATGTTCTCGCCAACAATGCCGGCTACGGCCTGCTCGGCGCCGTCGAGGAGGCCACGGCCGATGAGATCGAAAAACTCTATGCCACGAATGTCTTCGGCCTTCTGAAGGTGACGCGCGCCGTGCTGCCCTATCTGCGGCGCCAGCGTTCCGGCCACGTCCTGAACTTCTCCTCGATCGGCGGTTACTTAGGCTATCCCGGCTGGGGCGTCTACGGCTCGACGAAATTCGCCGTCGAAGGCTTGTCGGAATCGATGGCCGCCGAACTCGAACCCTTCGGCATCAAGGTGACGATCGTCGAGCCCGGATTCTTCCGCACCGACTTTCTCGCCGATACGTCGCTGGCGGTAAGCCCGGCCTCGATCGCCGATTACGAAGGCACGCCGGCCGGCAACATGCGCAATTTCGCCGCCGACGCCAATCATGCCCAGCCCGGCAACCCCGCCAAGCTCGCCGCCGGCATCATGACAATGGTCAATTCGGCCAACCCGCCGCTGCGCATGCCGTTCGGCAGCGACACGGTGGCGATGATCGAAGCGCAGCATGCGAGCGTCGAAAAGGAACTTGCCGGCTGGCGTGAACTTGCCCTCTCCACGGATTTTCCGAGCGATGCGGCGGCCTCGGCCTGA